The proteins below are encoded in one region of Syntrophotalea carbinolica DSM 2380:
- a CDS encoding DNA cytosine methyltransferase has protein sequence MLKTISLYTGAGGLDLGLEAAGFETTVAVEIDKWACQTLCHNRPNWNPIEEDIHNVSCATLSEIGGFNSGEASLLIGGPPCQPFSKAAYWVKGDTKRLDDPRADTLTAYLRVLKDLTPKAFLMENVFGITYKGKDEAIQLLRRIVNEINREKGTKYTFSLGVLNAANYGVPQVRERVFIVGSRDGKEFQFPEPTHQNPESISESLFPLSPWLTSWDAIGDLDELEHENLKVKGKWGDLLPSIPEGSNYLHHTDRGEGLPLFGWRTRYWSFLLKLSKSRPSWTIQAQPGSAIGPFHWKSRRLSPREMCRLQTFPDTYEVLGSLTEIQRQLGNAVPSLIGEVLGREIRRQFFNGKISNPLRLLQKTNNNKFKREVIHPVPPKYLPLQGDHKAHPGTGRGPQAIVATA, from the coding sequence ATGCTCAAGACAATTAGCTTATATACGGGGGCTGGCGGCCTCGACCTTGGACTTGAGGCTGCAGGTTTTGAAACAACGGTGGCCGTGGAAATCGACAAGTGGGCCTGCCAAACTCTTTGCCACAATAGGCCCAACTGGAATCCTATAGAGGAAGACATCCACAATGTTTCTTGTGCAACACTCAGTGAAATTGGAGGCTTTAATTCTGGAGAAGCATCGCTACTCATAGGAGGCCCTCCCTGCCAACCCTTTTCAAAAGCCGCATACTGGGTAAAAGGTGATACAAAACGCTTGGATGATCCGAGAGCGGACACTCTTACCGCCTACCTTCGAGTCCTCAAAGATCTAACTCCAAAAGCATTCCTGATGGAAAATGTTTTTGGCATAACATACAAGGGGAAAGACGAAGCAATACAATTGCTTCGAAGAATAGTAAATGAAATAAACCGCGAGAAAGGGACCAAATACACTTTCAGCCTAGGAGTCCTTAACGCCGCAAATTATGGCGTCCCGCAGGTGCGTGAACGTGTTTTTATTGTTGGGTCAAGGGACGGCAAAGAGTTTCAGTTCCCCGAGCCAACGCATCAAAACCCAGAAAGTATTTCGGAAAGCTTATTTCCTCTCAGTCCATGGCTAACTTCCTGGGATGCGATTGGTGATTTAGACGAACTAGAGCACGAAAACCTTAAAGTAAAGGGAAAGTGGGGAGACCTACTTCCAAGCATCCCCGAGGGGAGCAATTATCTCCACCACACAGACAGGGGAGAGGGACTACCTTTATTTGGATGGAGAACAAGGTACTGGAGTTTTTTGCTAAAACTCTCTAAAAGTAGACCGTCGTGGACCATACAGGCGCAACCCGGAAGTGCTATTGGGCCTTTTCATTGGAAAAGCAGAAGACTATCGCCTCGGGAAATGTGCCGACTACAAACATTTCCTGATACCTATGAGGTATTAGGTAGCCTCACCGAAATCCAACGCCAACTAGGAAATGCTGTGCCAAGCTTGATTGGAGAGGTCTTGGGAAGAGAAATAAGACGACAGTTTTTTAACGGCAAGATCTCAAATCCCTTGAGATTGCTTCAAAAAACAAATAATAACAAATTTAAAAGAGAGGTTATCCATCCAGTGCCACCGAAATACTTGCCTCTTCAAGGTGACCACAAGGCACATCCTGGAACAGGTCGAGGACCACAAGCCATCGTAGCAACAGCATAA
- the ald gene encoding alanine dehydrogenase, protein MIIGVPKEIKTREYRVAMTPAGVRALTEDGHTVLVEREAGIGSGLSDEQYRQAGARLVDAPDSVYAEAELVVKVKEPLPAEYDLLHANQQLFTFLHLAAAPDLTVSLLNNRVTAIAYETIQLADGSLPLLQPMSEVAGRMAVQIGAHFLQKECGGKGVLLAGAPGVRPGRVVVLGAGTGGSNAVRIAVGMGADVTVFDIEPTRLAALDDHYGNHIHTLMSNTQNIEEEVSRADLVVGAVLIPGARAPHLVSEEMVKRMEPGSVIVDLAVDQGGCIETVRPTTHDDPIHERFGILHYGVANMPGAVSRTSTFALTNSTLVYIRKIANQGLQSAMSEDPSLAKGLNTHQGRLHNRAVAEALELPFTPLPF, encoded by the coding sequence ATGATTATCGGAGTTCCCAAAGAGATCAAAACCCGCGAATACCGGGTCGCCATGACACCGGCAGGGGTACGTGCCCTTACCGAAGACGGCCACACCGTACTGGTGGAGCGCGAAGCCGGGATCGGCAGTGGTCTGAGCGATGAACAATATCGCCAGGCAGGGGCCCGTCTGGTGGATGCACCGGACAGTGTCTACGCAGAAGCGGAGCTCGTTGTTAAAGTCAAGGAACCGCTGCCCGCCGAATACGATTTACTGCATGCCAACCAACAGCTATTCACCTTTTTACACCTGGCGGCCGCTCCTGACTTGACGGTCTCCCTGCTCAATAACCGGGTCACTGCAATCGCCTATGAAACCATCCAACTGGCGGATGGCAGTCTGCCCCTGCTGCAACCGATGAGCGAAGTTGCCGGACGCATGGCCGTGCAGATCGGCGCACATTTTCTACAAAAGGAATGTGGCGGCAAAGGAGTGCTGTTGGCGGGAGCACCGGGCGTACGTCCCGGCCGGGTGGTGGTACTGGGCGCCGGCACCGGCGGCAGTAACGCCGTGCGCATTGCTGTGGGCATGGGCGCCGACGTCACCGTATTCGACATCGAACCGACCCGCCTGGCAGCGCTTGACGATCATTACGGCAACCATATCCACACCCTGATGTCCAATACCCAGAATATCGAGGAGGAAGTCAGTCGGGCGGATCTGGTCGTCGGGGCCGTCTTGATTCCGGGGGCCCGGGCACCGCACCTGGTATCGGAGGAAATGGTAAAAAGGATGGAGCCCGGCAGCGTGATCGTCGACCTGGCCGTCGATCAGGGCGGCTGCATCGAAACGGTACGTCCCACAACGCATGATGACCCGATACACGAAAGGTTCGGGATTTTACACTACGGCGTGGCCAACATGCCCGGAGCGGTCAGCCGCACCAGCACCTTCGCCCTGACCAACAGCACCCTGGTATATATCCGAAAAATCGCCAATCAGGGACTGCAAAGCGCCATGAGCGAAGATCCCTCCCTGGCCAAGGGACTCAACACCCACCAGGGGCGGTTGCATAACAGGGCTGTCGCCGAAGCGCTGGAACTGCCTTTTACGCCTTTGCCTTTCTGA
- a CDS encoding NUDIX hydrolase gives MSARCKDIFQGRIISVALEEHALPDGREATYEMVRHPGGAAALPVLDDGRVILIRQFRPAAGGMIWEIPAGRLEPDEDPAECIRRELQEEIGYCPGTLKPLADMFSAVGFCDERVFLFLATELTVVPRALESDEFIEPVTMPLAEALELLDRGEIVDAKTQLALLLADRRR, from the coding sequence ATGAGTGCTAGGTGCAAGGATATATTTCAGGGCCGTATCATTTCCGTTGCGCTGGAGGAACATGCCCTGCCTGATGGACGCGAGGCGACCTACGAGATGGTTCGCCATCCCGGCGGCGCGGCGGCGCTGCCGGTATTGGATGACGGGCGTGTGATCCTCATCCGTCAATTCCGGCCGGCGGCGGGCGGCATGATCTGGGAAATCCCCGCCGGTCGTCTGGAGCCGGATGAAGATCCTGCCGAGTGCATACGGCGCGAGCTTCAGGAAGAGATCGGCTATTGCCCGGGTACGCTGAAACCGCTTGCCGACATGTTTTCGGCGGTTGGCTTTTGCGACGAGCGGGTCTTTCTGTTTCTTGCCACGGAGTTGACAGTCGTCCCCCGTGCGCTGGAATCCGATGAGTTTATCGAGCCGGTCACCATGCCCCTGGCCGAGGCACTGGAGTTGCTGGACAGGGGGGAAATCGTGGACGCAAAAACCCAGCTGGCACTGCTTTTGGCTGATAGACGCCGTTGA
- a CDS encoding restriction endonuclease, SacI family, protein MSITINHSDACKILHEEFERTSSEPEDDLEAQWRIRVKRLSELCPYRKSATFIAALGTAILAKSVNSKVDVFCILERDGGDTSYSARSLADKVWAKERAYLEINLGANRANPLNNVPFIGRARIDGIENVRNKEGYEYLCECLNALSEIKQEVLARTVLRAFIASQKETDVRTFEVGKEAGDYLVIQSLSEIIDRFVCIDSEDGRRAQASAAGLLVTAFGKENIEVGHVNDPDRNFPLDIGVYNSAEEGSFHSAIEVKDKKIEGSDLLASIDKACEMKIFNVLYLAIAKTQTPFNLEREYVYARNKGCRLIVFFCWQEFCKACFAVSDVVGASAFGFAYRAIGEQLIELGVSQEGIDLWAEWQSEAK, encoded by the coding sequence ATGTCTATTACTATTAATCACAGTGATGCTTGCAAAATTCTTCATGAGGAATTCGAGCGGACATCATCTGAACCTGAAGATGATTTAGAGGCCCAATGGAGAATTCGAGTCAAAAGGCTTTCTGAACTTTGTCCGTACCGTAAAAGCGCTACATTTATTGCGGCACTTGGAACAGCAATACTTGCAAAGTCTGTCAATTCCAAAGTCGATGTTTTTTGTATACTTGAAAGGGATGGTGGCGATACAAGTTATTCGGCAAGATCTTTGGCTGATAAGGTTTGGGCCAAGGAAAGAGCATATTTGGAAATTAACTTAGGTGCTAACAGAGCCAACCCTTTAAACAATGTTCCATTTATTGGGAGAGCAAGAATCGACGGGATTGAAAACGTTCGTAACAAAGAGGGATATGAATACCTTTGTGAATGCCTTAACGCCCTATCTGAAATAAAGCAAGAAGTGCTAGCAAGGACAGTCTTGCGAGCTTTTATAGCTTCACAAAAGGAAACAGATGTACGGACTTTTGAAGTTGGAAAGGAAGCTGGAGATTACCTAGTCATTCAGTCTTTGAGTGAGATCATTGATAGATTTGTTTGCATTGATAGTGAAGATGGACGTCGTGCTCAAGCTTCGGCAGCTGGTCTCCTTGTAACAGCTTTTGGAAAAGAGAACATTGAAGTCGGTCATGTTAATGACCCAGATAGAAACTTTCCTTTAGATATCGGCGTCTATAATTCCGCAGAAGAAGGTTCATTTCATTCTGCTATTGAAGTTAAAGATAAAAAAATTGAAGGGTCTGACCTCTTGGCAAGCATAGACAAGGCATGCGAGATGAAGATCTTTAATGTACTGTATTTAGCCATTGCTAAAACACAGACTCCATTCAACCTAGAAAGAGAGTATGTCTATGCCAGAAATAAGGGGTGTAGGCTTATCGTTTTCTTTTGTTGGCAGGAGTTTTGTAAAGCCTGTTTTGCAGTTTCCGATGTGGTTGGAGCCAGTGCTTTCGGATTTGCCTACAGAGCTATTGGCGAACAGCTTATCGAACTTGGCGTCTCTCAAGAAGGGATAGATTTGTGGGCGGAATGGCAATCTGAAGCTAAGTAA
- a CDS encoding peptidase U32 family protein yields MISQPELLAPAGNLEKLETALMYGADAVYAGGEYFGLRAQADNFTLEQLARARDLTLRLNRRLYLTLNAYLLPGETDAFAAYVEQLRSLELDAYIVADPGVFALVRRVDPGREIHLSTQANTTNAEAVRFWAGLGVRRVNLARELSLEDIRSIRAATDTELEVFVHGAMCVAYSGRCLLSAALTGRNANRGLCTQPCRWDYALTEKTRPGQYFPIAEDARGSYLLNSRDLCLLEQLPLLVEAGVDSLKIEGRMKSRYYTAVVTRVYREALDRYLENPGDWRCLPSWREELESVSHRPYSTGFLLGKDDPQLEPDHGGYIRCYDFVGEVVGIVGDGRGEILGRNRFFPGETLELIGPGMRLARFEVQEPTAEDGSPLSVVQPNARVQLPLPAGAKVGDLLRRKRSQD; encoded by the coding sequence ATGATATCGCAGCCTGAATTGCTGGCGCCTGCCGGAAATCTGGAAAAACTCGAAACGGCCTTGATGTACGGCGCCGATGCTGTTTATGCGGGAGGGGAATATTTCGGCTTGCGGGCACAGGCGGATAATTTCACCCTTGAGCAACTGGCTCGGGCCAGGGACTTGACCCTGCGCCTGAATCGGCGTCTGTATCTGACGTTGAATGCCTATCTGCTGCCGGGCGAAACGGACGCCTTCGCCGCTTATGTGGAACAATTGCGGTCCCTGGAGCTGGATGCCTACATCGTTGCCGATCCGGGAGTGTTTGCCCTGGTACGAAGGGTTGATCCAGGGCGGGAGATCCACCTCTCCACTCAGGCCAATACCACCAATGCCGAAGCTGTCCGTTTCTGGGCGGGGCTCGGTGTGCGGCGCGTCAATCTGGCCCGCGAGTTGAGTCTGGAGGATATCCGTTCTATCCGGGCCGCCACCGATACGGAGTTGGAGGTTTTTGTTCACGGTGCCATGTGCGTGGCTTATTCCGGTCGCTGTCTTCTGTCGGCGGCTCTTACCGGACGCAATGCCAACCGGGGGTTGTGCACTCAGCCCTGCAGGTGGGATTACGCGCTGACGGAAAAGACCCGTCCGGGTCAATATTTTCCCATTGCCGAAGATGCACGGGGCAGTTACCTGCTGAACAGCCGCGATTTGTGTCTGCTGGAACAATTGCCGCTATTGGTCGAGGCCGGAGTCGACAGTCTCAAGATCGAGGGGCGCATGAAAAGCCGCTATTACACCGCGGTGGTAACGCGTGTTTACCGGGAGGCCCTGGATCGGTATCTGGAAAACCCCGGAGACTGGCGTTGCCTGCCGAGTTGGCGGGAGGAGTTGGAGAGCGTCAGCCATCGGCCGTACAGCACCGGGTTTCTCCTCGGTAAGGACGATCCCCAATTAGAGCCGGATCACGGCGGTTATATCCGTTGTTACGATTTTGTCGGTGAGGTTGTCGGCATCGTCGGTGATGGTCGGGGGGAGATCCTCGGGCGTAATCGCTTTTTTCCCGGAGAAACTCTGGAGCTGATCGGACCGGGTATGCGCCTGGCCCGTTTCGAGGTGCAGGAACCCACGGCTGAAGACGGTTCGCCGTTGTCGGTGGTGCAGCCCAATGCGCGGGTGCAGCTGCCTTTGCCTGCCGGGGCAAAGGTCGGCGATCTGTTGCGCCGCAAACGGTCGCAGGACTAG
- a CDS encoding diacylglycerol/lipid kinase family protein, whose product MKIMLIANPVAGGRARCKIDRVVTSLQARGAAVKLVLTGARGDARKAAADARDAGFDRIVAAGGDGTLNEVINGLTPSDTPLAFIPLGTTNVFALETGIPLDLEKACALVMDGEPRRVCLGQSDGEHFLLMAGIGFDAEVVRRVNLRLKRYVGKLAYLISGLASLLRYRPRPLEVTTETGMRRQAYGVIVSNCRLYGGRFVVSPGASLYADALHVCLLRSDSRLGMLRTVSKIAAGHPLLAEEVVQLKAREITVRGDRAPVQVDGDYLGELPRVFRARFGDLQMVLPVNEDAAHEC is encoded by the coding sequence ATGAAGATCATGCTGATAGCCAACCCGGTGGCCGGTGGCCGTGCCCGATGCAAAATCGATCGGGTGGTGACCTCGTTGCAAGCTCGGGGTGCCGCGGTAAAGCTGGTTTTAACCGGTGCGCGCGGCGATGCCAGAAAGGCGGCGGCCGATGCCCGTGATGCCGGTTTTGACCGGATTGTGGCGGCTGGCGGTGACGGTACGCTTAATGAGGTCATCAACGGCCTGACGCCGAGCGATACGCCCCTGGCTTTTATTCCGCTGGGGACCACCAATGTTTTTGCCCTGGAAACGGGGATCCCCCTGGACCTGGAGAAAGCCTGTGCCCTGGTGATGGACGGAGAACCCCGCAGGGTATGTCTGGGGCAATCCGACGGAGAGCATTTTTTGCTTATGGCCGGCATCGGTTTCGATGCCGAGGTGGTGCGCAGGGTTAATCTGCGTCTCAAGCGCTATGTGGGGAAGCTGGCCTACCTTATCAGCGGCCTGGCAAGTTTGCTGCGCTATCGCCCCAGGCCGTTGGAGGTGACAACGGAGACCGGCATGCGCCGGCAGGCCTACGGGGTGATTGTCAGCAATTGCCGCCTTTACGGCGGCCGGTTTGTCGTGTCGCCCGGAGCTTCCTTGTATGCAGATGCCCTGCATGTCTGTCTGTTGCGATCCGATTCCCGTTTGGGTATGTTGCGCACCGTGAGTAAGATCGCCGCCGGACATCCCTTGCTTGCGGAGGAGGTGGTGCAGCTCAAGGCCCGCGAGATCACCGTTCGCGGAGATAGGGCTCCGGTGCAGGTTGACGGCGATTATCTGGGAGAGTTGCCCCGTGTTTTTCGCGCCCGTTTCGGCGACTTGCAGATGGTGCTGCCGGTAAACGAGGATGCCGCTCATGAGTGCTAG
- a CDS encoding helix-turn-helix domain-containing protein yields the protein MQAFSGKTGEKVTYNEIAEKTGLSKSTLEAIGSRQDYNTTLATINSLCKFFECDVSDLLEYTKE from the coding sequence ATGCAGGCTTTTTCTGGAAAAACAGGCGAAAAGGTGACCTATAACGAGATAGCCGAGAAAACAGGACTATCGAAGTCGACCCTAGAGGCCATTGGATCACGCCAAGATTACAATACTACTCTTGCTACCATCAATTCGTTGTGCAAGTTTTTTGAGTGCGATGTCTCCGACTTGCTGGAATACACTAAAGAGTAG
- the nudC gene encoding NAD(+) diphosphatase: protein MNLLDSYFSSPLHLPFNNDCLQKYFRQGPPDHDPGGVGYWILLRGTELLLQNGSAGVQLPHGRRRADWPVGGEALYIGTWEGSPCRLLPWPEQQPVANGLEPCQLRDWGTSIPIQLLSLGGLAHQIRHWEINSQVCSRCGSPMGRLPNEWGKLCSGCAAVHFPHIHPCAITLVRRPGEVLLTRKAEWPDGHYSLVAGFVNFGECLEEAAVREITEETGVRVKNLRYVGSQCWPFPSQLMGGFVADYDGGELVVDYGELADARWFSVDALPKMPPLRSISRYILDHYLHI from the coding sequence GTGAACCTTTTGGATAGCTATTTCTCTTCGCCGTTACATCTGCCTTTTAACAACGATTGCCTGCAAAAATACTTTCGCCAGGGGCCGCCGGACCATGATCCCGGTGGTGTCGGCTACTGGATATTGCTGCGTGGCACCGAGTTGCTGCTGCAAAACGGCTCAGCCGGCGTGCAGCTTCCCCATGGCCGTCGCCGGGCTGACTGGCCGGTCGGGGGCGAGGCCTTGTATATCGGCACCTGGGAGGGCTCGCCTTGCCGATTGTTGCCATGGCCGGAGCAACAGCCTGTAGCCAATGGCCTGGAGCCTTGCCAGCTGCGTGACTGGGGTACATCCATCCCCATCCAGCTGCTGTCGCTCGGAGGTCTGGCCCATCAGATTCGGCATTGGGAAATCAACAGCCAGGTTTGCAGTCGCTGCGGCAGCCCGATGGGGCGTCTGCCCAATGAATGGGGCAAGCTCTGTTCCGGTTGTGCGGCGGTGCACTTCCCGCATATTCACCCCTGTGCCATTACTCTGGTGCGGCGCCCCGGTGAAGTGCTTTTGACCCGTAAGGCCGAGTGGCCTGACGGGCATTACAGCCTGGTGGCCGGGTTTGTCAATTTCGGTGAATGTCTTGAAGAGGCGGCGGTTCGCGAAATCACCGAGGAGACCGGGGTGCGGGTCAAAAACCTGCGGTATGTCGGCAGCCAGTGCTGGCCTTTTCCGAGTCAGCTGATGGGAGGGTTTGTCGCCGATTATGACGGCGGGGAGCTGGTGGTCGATTACGGTGAGCTGGCCGATGCCCGCTGGTTCTCTGTCGATGCCCTGCCGAAGATGCCTCCGCTGCGCAGTATCTCACGGTATATTCTTGACCATTACCTGCACATCTAG
- the metX gene encoding homoserine O-acetyltransferase MetX, whose amino-acid sequence MEPSVGIVKTRHIDFNGDLRLESGRLLAAPITLAYETYGQLNADRSNGILVTHAWTGDAHAAGRHTPEDRKPGWWDDMIGPGKVLDTNRYFVICSNVIGSCGGSTGPTSINPRTGRPYNLSFPVIMVRDMVRAQKRLIDHLDLPSLVTVIGGSMGAMQALEWGVLFPDTVRSIIPIAGTGRTSPMAIALNALARQAIFNDPMWKKGNYRPEHPPADGLALGRAIGHISFLSNASMHLKFGRRFSARDGMFDFFGQFEVERYLEYNGRAFIDRFDTNAFLYLAKALDLYDVAWNYDSREQALDRIQCPSLWFTFSSDWLYPPQEAEDIVNILQKLGKPAEYHPIQSDYGHDSFLVEPEKFTHHITEFLNRLTV is encoded by the coding sequence TTGGAACCATCAGTAGGGATCGTCAAAACCCGGCATATCGATTTCAATGGCGACCTGCGTCTGGAAAGCGGCCGTTTGCTCGCCGCCCCCATCACCCTGGCCTATGAAACCTACGGTCAACTCAACGCCGATCGATCCAACGGCATCCTGGTAACTCACGCCTGGACCGGCGACGCCCACGCCGCCGGACGACATACGCCCGAAGATCGCAAACCCGGCTGGTGGGACGACATGATCGGCCCCGGCAAGGTCCTCGACACCAACCGATATTTTGTTATCTGCAGCAACGTGATCGGCTCCTGCGGCGGCTCCACCGGACCGACCAGTATCAATCCGCGCACCGGACGCCCCTACAACCTGAGTTTTCCGGTCATCATGGTTCGGGACATGGTCCGCGCCCAAAAACGCCTCATCGACCACCTTGACCTGCCAAGCCTGGTCACCGTTATCGGCGGCAGCATGGGAGCCATGCAGGCCCTGGAATGGGGGGTTCTGTTTCCGGATACGGTACGATCCATTATCCCCATCGCCGGCACGGGGCGCACCTCACCCATGGCCATCGCCCTCAACGCCCTGGCGCGTCAGGCGATCTTCAACGATCCCATGTGGAAAAAAGGCAACTATCGTCCCGAGCACCCTCCCGCGGACGGATTGGCCCTCGGTCGCGCCATCGGCCATATATCGTTTCTGTCCAACGCTTCCATGCACCTTAAATTCGGACGGCGCTTTTCCGCCCGGGACGGCATGTTCGACTTTTTCGGCCAATTCGAGGTCGAACGTTATCTCGAGTACAATGGTCGCGCCTTCATCGATCGTTTCGACACCAACGCCTTTTTATACCTGGCCAAGGCCCTCGATCTTTACGATGTTGCCTGGAACTACGACAGCCGGGAACAGGCGCTGGATCGCATCCAATGCCCGTCGCTGTGGTTCACCTTTTCCTCCGACTGGCTCTATCCGCCCCAAGAAGCGGAAGACATCGTCAATATTCTGCAGAAGTTGGGAAAGCCGGCCGAATACCACCCGATCCAGTCCGATTACGGACACGACTCGTTCCTGGTGGAACCGGAAAAGTTCACCCATCACATCACGGAATTCCTGAACCGCCTCACCGTATAA
- the serA gene encoding phosphoglycerate dehydrogenase codes for MKILVAEKIAKEGLLILEKEPLAELDVKTDMSREELLGIIGNYDALVIRSATKADRELLDAGENLKVVARAGVGLDNVDLKAASEKGIIVCNAPFGNINSVIEHAMALILAACRKLVKADNSIKSGEWNRSIKAMELKDKVVGVVGLNKIGGGVVTRLKAFGCEVIGCDPYISEKRVQDLGIRLVSLDELLASSDVISLHVPLNDETRNLIDAPQLAQMKDNVILVNTARGGIINEQALLNALESGKIGAACVDVWSEEPPKSDHIKQLIAHERTIAIPHLGASSVEAQINVSIDVAKDIVRFANEQPLEYAANIPRFDSSMMDQMRPFLRLVNIMADFVSQLADSNLNKITFTYQGDVADYCCTPISVCGLAALLDNKVEQDVNMVNASLIAENMGITIEEIKNAEPAAFANTVTIGIEGPGLRRTIVGTHFEGQPRIVRLRDYQVDFAPEEHMLVITYRDQPGMIGKIGQILGEHDINIAAMNLGRQEKLGEAMVILSLDSAVASHVVAEIGSVVDATFIKYLHLIKARPEQ; via the coding sequence ATGAAAATTCTGGTTGCGGAAAAAATTGCCAAAGAGGGGCTACTGATTCTTGAAAAAGAACCCCTCGCCGAGCTGGACGTCAAAACCGACATGAGTCGCGAAGAGTTGCTGGGCATTATCGGCAACTACGACGCGCTGGTGATTCGCAGCGCCACCAAGGCGGACCGCGAACTGCTCGATGCCGGCGAGAACCTTAAGGTCGTTGCCCGAGCAGGCGTGGGGCTTGACAACGTCGACCTCAAAGCGGCCAGCGAAAAGGGCATCATCGTCTGCAACGCTCCCTTCGGCAATATCAACAGCGTCATTGAACATGCCATGGCGCTCATCCTGGCAGCCTGCCGCAAACTGGTCAAAGCCGACAACAGCATCAAAAGCGGCGAGTGGAACCGTTCCATCAAAGCCATGGAACTCAAAGACAAGGTTGTCGGCGTCGTCGGCCTCAATAAAATCGGTGGCGGCGTCGTCACCCGGCTCAAAGCTTTCGGCTGCGAGGTCATCGGCTGCGACCCCTATATTTCCGAAAAACGTGTTCAGGACCTGGGTATTCGTCTTGTCTCTCTCGATGAGTTGCTCGCCAGTTCGGACGTCATCAGCCTGCATGTCCCGCTGAACGATGAAACCCGCAACCTCATCGACGCTCCCCAGCTCGCACAGATGAAAGACAACGTTATTCTGGTCAATACCGCCCGCGGCGGGATCATCAACGAGCAGGCCTTATTAAACGCACTGGAGAGCGGTAAAATCGGCGCGGCCTGTGTTGACGTCTGGAGCGAGGAACCGCCCAAAAGCGACCACATCAAGCAACTCATCGCCCATGAACGTACCATCGCCATTCCTCACCTGGGCGCATCGAGTGTCGAGGCGCAGATCAACGTTTCCATTGACGTCGCCAAAGATATCGTCCGTTTCGCCAACGAACAGCCCTTGGAATACGCAGCCAATATCCCGCGTTTCGACAGTTCGATGATGGACCAGATGCGGCCGTTTTTACGCCTGGTGAATATTATGGCGGACTTCGTCTCGCAACTGGCCGATTCCAACCTGAACAAGATCACCTTCACCTATCAGGGCGATGTGGCCGACTACTGCTGCACACCGATTAGCGTCTGCGGACTGGCCGCCCTTCTCGATAACAAGGTGGAGCAGGATGTCAACATGGTCAACGCTTCCCTTATTGCCGAGAACATGGGAATCACCATCGAAGAGATTAAAAACGCCGAACCGGCGGCTTTTGCCAATACCGTAACCATCGGCATCGAAGGTCCCGGCCTGCGACGCACCATTGTCGGGACCCACTTCGAGGGACAGCCCCGCATTGTACGCCTGCGCGACTACCAGGTCGACTTCGCCCCCGAAGAACACATGCTGGTCATCACATACCGGGATCAACCGGGCATGATCGGCAAAATCGGCCAGATCCTGGGCGAGCACGACATCAATATCGCAGCCATGAACCTCGGGCGCCAGGAAAAGCTGGGCGAAGCCATGGTCATCCTGTCCCTCGACTCAGCGGTAGCATCGCATGTGGTGGCGGAGATCGGCTCCGTGGTCGATGCCACGTTCATCAAATACCTGCACCTGATCAAAGCACGCCCCGAGCAATAA
- a CDS encoding metallophosphoesterase family protein translates to MSRRGRLLAIGDIHGCHRALRSLLARLSPNRGDRMVFLGDYIDRGPDPRGVIDTLLAVRRRVMRCTFLMGNHERMLLDVLEGRNLPLYLANGGLVTLLAYMTEGQLRLPASHRRFFNGLQRFHATGSHIFVHAGLRPDCPLSQQTEEDLLWIRDAFLASDADWGKTVVFGHTPMRKPLLQPRRIGLDTGAVYGGVLTACDLHTRRLWQAREPNRD, encoded by the coding sequence ATGTCACGGCGCGGAAGACTGTTGGCCATCGGCGACATTCACGGCTGCCACCGGGCCCTGCGAAGCCTGCTCGCACGCCTGTCGCCGAACCGCGGCGACCGTATGGTCTTTCTCGGCGACTACATCGACCGGGGACCGGATCCGCGCGGCGTGATCGACACCTTGCTGGCCGTGCGCAGACGCGTAATGCGATGTACCTTTTTGATGGGCAACCATGAGCGCATGCTGCTCGACGTACTGGAAGGCCGCAACCTGCCCCTTTATCTGGCCAACGGCGGGCTGGTCACCTTGCTCGCCTACATGACCGAAGGTCAGCTGCGATTACCCGCCTCGCACCGGCGATTCTTCAACGGTTTGCAACGCTTCCATGCCACAGGCAGCCATATTTTCGTGCATGCGGGCCTGCGCCCCGACTGCCCCCTGAGCCAACAGACAGAAGAGGACCTGCTGTGGATCCGGGACGCATTCCTTGCTTCGGATGCCGACTGGGGAAAAACGGTGGTGTTCGGCCACACCCCCATGCGCAAACCGCTGCTACAACCGCGGCGCATCGGGCTGGATACGGGAGCGGTTTATGGCGGTGTGCTGACCGCCTGCGACCTGCATACGCGTCGACTCTGGCAGGCGCGCGAACCCAATCGGGACTAG